One genomic segment of Oncorhynchus mykiss isolate Arlee chromosome 10, USDA_OmykA_1.1, whole genome shotgun sequence includes these proteins:
- the LOC110533982 gene encoding U4/U6.U5 tri-snRNP-associated protein 1 gives MGSSKKHKEKGRDKDAEERHREHKKHRHKERERDKERNVTREREKRKRSRSKERSGRGSEREGRSKGERSAGEPRVKKEKVEAGYQETPGIGPQSASGDASLSIEETNKLRAKLGLKPLEMTDTTKELGTKEQPMVAETINPVYIKQQNEMREKLAAMKEKRLLNKKLGKVKTLAEGDWLDDTVAWVERSRKMAKEKELAEKRAKLLQEMDEEFGVSNLVDEEFGQTKKAAYSSRDLKGLTVQHRMESFNEGETVILTLQDQGVLEEEGDVLVNVGLVDKEKAEKNVELKKKKPDYKAYEEDESVDDMATFKPRTVLGKYDEEIDGEKKKSFQLSKGGCAEGERERELQAIRETLRNQAQSLEMPALAIASEYYTPQEMVGFKKTKQRVRKIRKKALPDELQLDDTRNTDFGSRVRGRGRRQMDEGQEVSKEGVIIPGLDVPQQSDDIRMADMDISDDEDFIPTEPAVLEEDEAEQDLQKQLEKQRKLKQKQLEKQRKLKQKQLLQDSGEKVAEQVPWLARVDGSDDEDNKNNLNIVFNATSEFCRTLGDIPTYGLSGNREDQEDIMDFEQEAARDGAGGSDSDEDENVGWSIVNVDEEQKQPDFSTASTTILDEEPIVSSGLAAALALCKNKGLLDTQMQKISRVRAPTGALPNDNYSIEDKMTIDDKYSRREEYRGFTQDFKEKDAYKPDVKIEYVDESGRKLTPKEAFRQLSHRFHGKGSGKMKTERRMKKLEEEALLKKMSSSDTPLGTVALLQEKQKSQKTPYIVLSGSGKSMNANNITK, from the exons ATGGGGTCGTCGAAAAAACATAAGGAGAAAGGGCGTGATAAGGATGCAGAAGAGCGTCACCGCGAACACAAAAAACACCGTCAcaaggagcgagagagggacaaGGAACGAAATGTCAcccgagagagggagaagaggaaacgGTCCAGATCGAAGGAAAGGAGCGGACGGGGTTCCGAGAGAGAAGGTCGCAGTAAAGGCGAAAGGAGTGCTGGGGAGCCTCGCGTAAAGAAAGAAAAAGTGGAGGCCGGATATCAAGAGACTCCAG GAATTGGACCACAGTCTGCAAGTGGAGATGCCTCACTTAGCATTGAAGAGACAAA CAAGCTGAGGGCCAAGCTTGGTCTGAAGCCTCTGGAAATGACTGACACAACTAAAG AGCTCGGTACGAAGGAGCAGCCAATGGTTGCGGAGACGATCAACCCTGTGTACATCAAACAGCAGAACGAGATGAGGGAGAAACTGGCTGCTATGAAGGAGAAGAGGCTCCTCAATAAGAAACTGGG GAAAGTGAAGACTTTAGCAGAGGGAGACTGGCTGGACGACACTGTAGCTTGGGTGGAGAGGAGCCGGAAGATGGCCAAAGAGAAAGAACTGGCAGAGAAGAGA GCCAAACTTCTGCAGGAAATGGATGAGGAGTTTGGTGTGAGCAATCTGGTGGATGAGGAGTTTGGCCAGACCAAGAAG GCCGCTTACAGTTCTCGGGACCTAAAGGGTCTCACTGTGCagcataggatggagtcattTAATGAAGGGGAGACTGTCATCCTCACACTGCAAGACCAAG GTGTGCTTGAAGAGGAGGGCGATGTACTTGTAAACGTGGGTCTAGTGGACAAAGAAAAGGCTGAGAAGAATGTGGAGTTGAAGAAGAAAAAGCCTGATTACAAAGCTTACGAAGAGGACGAGAGTGTCGATGACATGGCTACG TTCAAGCCGCGCACTGTGCTGGGCAAGTATGATGAGGAGATtgatggagagaagaagaagagtttCCAGCTGAGCAAAGGGGGCTGTGCTGAGGGGGAACGGGAACGGGAGCTGCAGGCCATCCGGGAGACCCTGAGAAACCAGGCCCAGTCCCTGGAGATGCCGGCTCTCGCTATTGCCTCAGAGTACTACACACCACAGGAGATG GTGGGCTTTAAGAAGACCAAGCAGCGCGTCAGGAAGATCAGGAAGAAGGCGTTGCCTGACGAGCTCCAACTAGACGACACTCGCAACACCGACTTCGGCTCCAG gGTTCGGGGTCGAGGTCGCCGGCAGATGGATGAGGGCCAGGAGGTGTCAAAGGAGGGTGTCATCATACCGGGACTAGATGTACCCCAACAGTCAGATGACATCAGGATGGCAGACATGGACATCAGTGATGATG AGGACTTCATCCCCACTGAGCCGGCTGTGCTGGAGGAGGACGAGGCAGAGCAAGATCTGCAGAAGCAGCTGGAGAAGCAGAGGAAGCTCAAACAGAAGCAGCTGGAGAAGCAGAGGAAGCTCAAACAGAAGCAGCTGCTCCAAGACTCTGGGGAAAAG GTGGCAGAGCAGGTCCCATGGCTTGCAAGAGTGGACGGCAGTGACGACGAAGACAACAAGAACAACCTGAACATTGTATTTAACGCCACCTCTGAGTTCTGCAGAACTCTGGGTGACATCCCCACCTACGGTCTGTCAGGAAACAGAGAGGACCAGGAGGATATCATG GATTTCGAACAGGAGGCGGCGAGAGATGGGGCCGGAGGATCAGACTCGGATGAGGATGAGAACGTTGGCTGGAGCATCGTCAACGTGGATGAGGAACAGAAGCAGCCTGAT TTCTCCACAGCATCAACCACCATCCTGGATGAAGAACCCATTGTCAGCTCTGGGCTGGCTGCCGCCTTGGCGCTGTGCAAGAATAAGG GTCTCTTGGACACTCAAATGCAGAAGATATCCCGTGTCCGTGCTCCTACCGGTGCCCTGCCCAATGATAACTACAGCATTGAGGACAAGAT GACTATAGATGACAAGTACAGTCGGAGGGAGGAATATAGAGGCTTCACCCAGGACTTCAAGGAGAAGGACGCCTACAAGCCTGACGTCAAGATTGAGTATGTGGATGAATCTGGGCGGAAGCTCACTCCCAAAGAG GCTTTCCGGCAGCTCTCACATCGGTTCCATGGGAAGGGGTCTGGCAAGATGAAGACTGAGAGGAGGATGAAAAAGCTGGAAGAGGAAGCG CTGCTGAAGAAGATGAGCAGTAGTGA